One stretch of Alphaproteobacteria bacterium DNA includes these proteins:
- a CDS encoding glucosaminidase domain-containing protein, whose product MSRILTKIGACIPALAWQRRVIVGALGLTIAAVLWFTVGPAGGASVRLKSPAQLHEYYVEQGYTMAALRAGNARVPPVFITTVPEDWADGLDVERKKSLFFRTLLPLVLQVNREIGADRTRLAELRKVLGGGEALPSADRRWLFDLAASYGVVDREKVDSKTPLSAQQIATLSVRVDVIPPSLALAQGAIESAYALSRFAVEGNALFGQWRYGEGLKPEQQRKALGDYRIASFKTPFESVHGYAQNLNSNPAYRAFRKLRSDARKAGKTPRGPALVQGLVSYSERREAYVEEVRGLIDFNKLGPTDTARLTDAAPIELRAGLF is encoded by the coding sequence GTGAGCCGCATACTCACAAAAATCGGCGCCTGTATTCCCGCGCTCGCATGGCAACGGCGCGTCATCGTTGGCGCCCTCGGGCTGACGATCGCGGCCGTGCTGTGGTTCACCGTCGGCCCTGCGGGCGGTGCGTCGGTTCGGCTCAAGTCGCCGGCGCAGTTACACGAGTATTATGTCGAGCAGGGCTACACCATGGCGGCCCTTCGGGCGGGCAATGCCCGCGTACCACCGGTTTTCATCACGACCGTGCCGGAAGACTGGGCGGACGGACTGGACGTGGAACGCAAGAAGAGCCTGTTCTTTCGCACGCTGCTGCCGCTGGTCCTGCAGGTTAACCGCGAAATCGGGGCCGATCGGACACGCCTTGCGGAACTTCGCAAGGTTCTCGGCGGCGGCGAAGCCCTGCCGTCTGCCGATCGCAGATGGCTGTTTGACCTTGCCGCCAGCTACGGGGTGGTCGACCGGGAAAAGGTCGATTCCAAGACGCCGCTTTCAGCCCAGCAGATCGCAACCTTGAGCGTCCGGGTCGATGTGATCCCGCCTTCGCTCGCATTGGCCCAGGGCGCCATCGAGAGCGCTTACGCCTTGTCGCGTTTCGCGGTGGAGGGGAATGCACTTTTCGGGCAATGGCGCTATGGCGAGGGGCTGAAACCGGAACAACAACGCAAGGCGCTGGGCGATTACCGGATCGCCAGCTTCAAGACCCCATTCGAATCCGTGCATGGTTATGCGCAGAACCTGAATTCCAACCCGGCATACAGGGCGTTCCGGAAGTTGCGTTCGGACGCGCGCAAGGCCGGAAAAACACCTCGTGGCCCGGCCCTGGTACAGGGCCTGGTTTCCTATTCCGAACGCCGTGAGGCCTATGTCGAAGAAGTGCGCGGCCTGATCGATTTCAACAAGCTGGGGCCTACCGACACCGCCCGTTTGACCGACGCGGCGCCGATCGAATTGCGGGCCGGGCTGTTTTGA
- a CDS encoding YciI family protein, which translates to MADGPPTRTQILEACGDMLKWQVYVVHTFPTDGLGPVMENIGPHLAHQAKMEEEGIYVAAGPHWADDEETWEGEGMFVVRARDLAHANEIAASDPMHSSGARSYRVRPWLINEGTITVKVGFASGVREVF; encoded by the coding sequence ATGGCAGACGGCCCACCAACACGCACACAAATTCTCGAAGCCTGCGGCGACATGCTCAAGTGGCAGGTCTATGTGGTTCATACATTCCCGACCGACGGTCTCGGTCCGGTAATGGAGAATATCGGCCCGCATCTCGCCCATCAGGCGAAGATGGAAGAAGAGGGCATCTACGTCGCAGCCGGGCCGCATTGGGCCGATGACGAAGAAACATGGGAAGGCGAGGGGATGTTCGTCGTTCGCGCGCGGGATCTCGCCCATGCAAATGAGATCGCAGCCTCCGACCCGATGCATTCAAGCGGTGCGCGTTCCTATCGTGTGCGCCCCTGGCTGATCAACGAGGGCACCATTACGGTGAAAGTCGGCTTCGCCTCGGGTGTACGCGAAGTTTTCTAG
- a CDS encoding VOC family protein: MTTQSDTIKLGPPALMFSHFGVNCDDADKLEDFYARVLGFCVSDHGLIRGDKDRIIFMTRRPREHHQFVLAGGRPARFAPTVGETGFKAPDLAALRHMRTLLDAEDDVGDIVAVDHGITWTLYFRDPELNRCAVSVETGHYVPQPAAWSLDLSMADAEIIAQTERRCQGAAGYMRREDWQREKAQAFEAEGRLTDEGPETGNENPAFERPNDPDRILLHPKANAAPPPPAIAHAHCAFKVDDMNAMVAFYDDVLGYAVTDRGIMPPIGSEPEREYTYLSRDPSEHHQVILISGRDLDAPTSVNQLSLRIMSLDELRRMERELEAHPDVGPLRKTCHGNSFSIYFPDPEGNIVELAVESVWYVPAPHGAPLDLSLDDAELIGWAENHCRQTEGFMMRADWKSRAREELIANGHLEAEGLVNDVA; the protein is encoded by the coding sequence ATGACCACACAATCCGACACCATAAAGTTGGGGCCGCCGGCGCTGATGTTCAGCCATTTCGGCGTGAATTGCGACGACGCCGACAAGCTTGAGGATTTCTATGCCCGCGTCCTCGGGTTCTGCGTCAGCGACCACGGCCTGATTCGTGGCGACAAGGACCGGATCATCTTCATGACCCGCCGCCCGCGCGAACATCACCAGTTCGTCCTCGCCGGCGGACGACCGGCCAGATTTGCACCAACTGTCGGCGAGACGGGCTTCAAGGCGCCTGACCTCGCTGCCTTGCGGCATATGAGAACGCTTCTGGACGCCGAGGACGATGTCGGCGACATCGTTGCCGTCGATCACGGCATCACCTGGACTCTGTATTTCCGCGATCCGGAACTGAACCGTTGTGCGGTTTCGGTGGAGACCGGCCACTATGTCCCCCAGCCGGCGGCCTGGTCACTGGATCTATCCATGGCCGACGCCGAGATCATCGCGCAAACCGAGAGGCGCTGCCAGGGTGCGGCAGGCTATATGCGCCGGGAAGACTGGCAACGCGAGAAAGCGCAGGCCTTTGAAGCCGAAGGGCGGTTGACGGACGAGGGCCCCGAAACCGGCAATGAGAACCCCGCGTTCGAACGTCCGAACGATCCGGATCGAATTCTGCTGCACCCGAAAGCCAACGCCGCGCCGCCGCCGCCGGCAATCGCGCATGCCCATTGTGCCTTCAAGGTCGACGACATGAACGCAATGGTCGCCTTCTATGACGACGTGCTCGGCTATGCCGTGACCGACCGGGGCATCATGCCGCCCATCGGATCCGAGCCGGAACGGGAATACACCTATCTCAGCCGCGACCCGAGCGAGCACCATCAGGTCATCCTGATCTCCGGTCGGGACCTCGATGCACCGACGAGCGTGAACCAGTTGAGTCTGCGCATCATGTCACTGGATGAATTGCGGCGGATGGAACGCGAACTCGAGGCACATCCGGACGTGGGGCCGTTGCGCAAGACATGCCACGGCAACTCGTTCTCGATCTATTTTCCCGACCCCGAGGGAAATATCGTCGAACTCGCGGTCGAATCCGTCTGGTACGTGCCGGCACCACATGGCGCGCCGCTGGACCTTTCATTGGACGACGCCGAATTGATTGGCTGGGCCGAGAATCATTGCCGGCAAACAGAAGGCTTCATGATGCGCGCCGACTGGAAAAGCAGGGCGCGCGAAGAACTCATCGCCAACGGCCACCTCGAGGCCGAGGGGCTCGTCAACGACGTCGCGTGA
- a CDS encoding prolyl oligopeptidase family serine peptidase, giving the protein MFEYFPDNYAWSLTTATLFDEVGTVSEAEEALRSVKHLAGGDPATANEAWYEAFTRLAERLQRLGDTDMEEGHPLTASRKYHRAGLYHLRAERFLHHSDPRELMAYQRGVDYFRKAREVGREPVEYVDIPFEDGFMPCMFVKADVEGPAPCMIHIQGFDSLKELHYPVISEAYRKRGMHMLIVDQPGAGGALRLHGLTAGHETEHYVAKLVDYVEARDDVDAARIGLSGNSLGGYYAPRAAAFEKRLKCCIAWGALWDFSVYFERAYAKIESAPSVPDMVSHGMWVMGQKTPEDALEVSRKMTLEGVIDKITCPLLVCHGENDRQVPLWMAEKTYEEAVNSPNRKLKVFRLDEGGAEHCQIDNRQLIGDVMSDWAAEIFGLDPAGIT; this is encoded by the coding sequence ATGTTCGAGTATTTTCCGGATAACTATGCATGGAGCCTGACGACGGCGACCCTGTTCGACGAGGTCGGGACCGTCAGCGAGGCCGAGGAGGCGCTGCGTTCGGTCAAGCACCTGGCCGGCGGCGACCCGGCAACGGCCAACGAGGCCTGGTATGAAGCCTTCACGCGTTTGGCGGAGCGCCTCCAGCGCCTGGGGGATACGGACATGGAGGAAGGCCACCCGCTGACCGCGTCCCGCAAATATCACCGTGCCGGGCTCTACCATTTGCGCGCCGAGCGGTTCCTGCACCACAGCGACCCGCGCGAACTCATGGCCTACCAGCGCGGGGTCGATTATTTCCGCAAGGCCCGCGAGGTCGGCCGTGAACCGGTGGAATATGTCGACATCCCGTTCGAGGACGGGTTCATGCCCTGCATGTTCGTGAAGGCCGATGTCGAGGGGCCGGCCCCCTGCATGATCCATATCCAGGGCTTCGATTCCCTGAAGGAACTCCATTACCCGGTCATCAGTGAGGCATACCGCAAACGCGGCATGCACATGCTGATTGTCGATCAGCCCGGAGCAGGGGGCGCACTGCGCCTGCACGGCCTGACCGCCGGCCATGAGACCGAACATTACGTCGCCAAGCTCGTTGATTATGTGGAAGCGCGTGACGATGTCGATGCCGCGCGGATCGGCCTGTCCGGCAACAGTCTCGGCGGTTACTACGCGCCCCGCGCGGCGGCCTTTGAGAAACGCCTGAAATGCTGCATCGCCTGGGGCGCGCTGTGGGATTTCAGCGTCTATTTCGAGCGCGCCTACGCCAAGATCGAGTCTGCGCCGTCCGTGCCGGACATGGTAAGCCACGGCATGTGGGTGATGGGCCAGAAAACACCCGAGGATGCGCTCGAAGTGTCTCGCAAGATGACCCTCGAAGGTGTCATCGACAAAATCACCTGCCCGCTGCTGGTCTGCCACGGCGAGAACGACCGCCAGGTGCCACTGTGGATGGCGGAAAAGACCTACGAAGAGGCCGTCAACAGCCCGAACCGCAAGCTCAAGGTCTTCCGTCTGGACGAGGGCGGGGCCGAGCATTGCCAGATCGACAACCGGCAGCTGATCGGCGACGTCATGTCGGACTGGGCGGCGGAAATATTCGGCCTCGATCCGGCGGGAATCACCTGA
- the recQ gene encoding DNA helicase RecQ — MTAAPEQLLNSVFGFPDFRPGQKEIVDRLLGGTHTLSVMPTGAGKSLCYQIPALIAEQLTVVVSPLVALMDDQVAGLRANGVAAACIHSNRSREDNVADWRRVQDGSIRLLYLSPERLMTDRMLTALRALDPAMFVVDEAHCISKWGFSFRPEYEALSSLREKFPAATLSAFTATADTATQKDIATKLFGGKGDIVVRGFDRPNLRLAVAPKTDRNSQLLDFVEPRRDGSGIVYCLSRRLTEETAKLLCEKGYKALPYHAGLAQEVRRENQEIFMAEDAVIMVATIAFGMGIDKPDIRYVFHMNLPGSMEAYYQEIGRAGRDGEPADVHMLYGLDDIRLRRQFIAQDDGDEDHKRREHKRLDSLLAYGEAISCRRVALLSYFGETTQACGNCDICLDPPTLIDGAKEAHMLLAAVARTGQAFGAAHIVDVLRGSGSEKILARGHDRLPVYGAGKERPKNFWTAFIRQVVASGYLSIDVEGYGGLKLTGKAEPILNGEQGYEYRDIPKTRATGSRKARAAAAALDDADTEILARLKALRRDLAQARKVPAYVIFSDATLHDMCVMKPNDLDTLALVNGVGPKKLKDFGETFLAALRDFDV; from the coding sequence ATGACCGCTGCCCCTGAACAACTTCTGAATTCGGTCTTCGGGTTCCCCGATTTTCGACCCGGCCAGAAGGAGATCGTCGACCGTCTGCTCGGCGGCACCCACACCCTGTCCGTCATGCCGACGGGAGCGGGGAAATCACTCTGCTATCAGATCCCCGCGCTCATCGCGGAGCAGTTGACCGTGGTGGTCTCGCCGCTGGTCGCCCTGATGGACGATCAGGTCGCGGGCCTGCGCGCCAACGGCGTGGCGGCGGCCTGTATCCATTCCAACCGGTCCCGCGAGGACAACGTGGCAGACTGGCGGCGCGTTCAGGACGGGTCGATCAGGCTTTTGTACCTGTCGCCCGAGCGGCTGATGACCGACCGCATGCTGACGGCACTGCGGGCGCTCGATCCGGCGATGTTCGTCGTCGACGAGGCCCATTGCATCTCTAAATGGGGCTTCAGCTTCCGTCCGGAATATGAAGCGCTTTCCAGCCTGCGTGAGAAATTTCCCGCGGCCACCCTCAGCGCATTTACCGCGACGGCCGACACGGCAACGCAAAAGGACATCGCAACCAAGCTGTTCGGCGGGAAGGGCGACATCGTCGTGCGGGGGTTCGACCGCCCCAATCTGCGGCTGGCGGTTGCGCCCAAGACAGACCGGAACAGCCAACTGCTGGATTTCGTGGAGCCCCGGCGCGACGGGTCGGGGATCGTCTACTGCCTGTCGCGCAGGCTGACGGAGGAGACCGCCAAACTGCTGTGCGAGAAGGGGTACAAGGCGCTGCCCTATCACGCCGGGCTGGCGCAGGAGGTCCGCCGGGAAAACCAGGAAATTTTCATGGCCGAGGACGCGGTGATCATGGTGGCGACGATCGCCTTCGGCATGGGCATCGACAAGCCCGACATCCGCTACGTCTTCCACATGAACCTGCCCGGCAGCATGGAGGCCTACTACCAGGAAATCGGCCGCGCCGGCCGCGACGGGGAACCCGCCGATGTCCACATGCTCTACGGGCTCGACGATATCCGCCTGCGCCGCCAGTTCATCGCCCAGGATGACGGCGACGAGGATCACAAGCGCCGCGAGCACAAGCGGCTGGATTCCCTGCTGGCCTACGGCGAGGCGATCAGTTGCCGACGGGTCGCGCTGCTCAGCTATTTCGGGGAAACCACGCAAGCCTGCGGCAATTGCGATATCTGCCTCGACCCGCCGACGCTGATCGACGGCGCGAAGGAAGCGCACATGCTGCTGGCCGCCGTGGCGCGCACCGGGCAGGCTTTCGGCGCCGCGCATATCGTGGATGTGCTGCGGGGCAGCGGGTCGGAGAAAATCCTCGCCCGCGGTCATGACCGGCTGCCGGTCTACGGGGCCGGAAAGGAACGCCCGAAGAATTTCTGGACGGCCTTCATCCGCCAGGTCGTGGCCTCGGGCTATCTGTCGATCGACGTCGAAGGTTATGGCGGGCTCAAGCTGACCGGGAAAGCCGAGCCGATTCTGAACGGCGAGCAGGGGTATGAGTATCGGGACATCCCGAAGACAAGGGCCACCGGTTCACGCAAGGCCCGCGCGGCCGCAGCCGCCCTCGACGACGCGGACACAGAGATCCTCGCCCGCCTGAAGGCGCTGCGGCGCGACCTGGCCCAGGCGCGCAAGGTGCCCGCCTATGTGATCTTCTCCGACGCGACGCTACACGACATGTGCGTGATGAAGCCGAACGATCTCGACACCCTGGCGCTGGTGAACGGCGTCGGCCCGAAGAAGCTCAAGGATTTCGGCGAGACGTTTTTGGCGGCGCTGCGGGATTTTGACGTCTAG